One window from the genome of Streptomyces sp. WZ-12 encodes:
- a CDS encoding FtsK/SpoIIIE domain-containing protein produces MADLGTALEVTGALAGAGGLGYAKVRAPRVYWSLVGLPVTWGRFTVTYRSTMDVCGLTVQPSRLRAFMARNIARREVQPVPPKVRRVRGTSTGLRVSLRLPAGLEPADVAASSERLRHAWGVHSVTVVEAKPGVVELRMTGYDVLRRVRMPRRIKVGSMAVPVALREDGSPFLRDYRQVPHSLTLGANFSGKSMYQRNLIKGLAKLPVGLIGIDCKRGVEQGSYAARLSALATTPDEADRVLDVVETLMEDRFDLLAQHRVSDLWALPERVRPVPLVVLVDEVAELFLVAVKKDEERRDRMVMRMVRIAQMARAVGIYLEICGQRFGSELGRGATMLRAQLTGRVVHRVNDKQTAEMGLGDIAPDAVFAATAIPADRPGVAVAGDTSGGWSRIRTPQVTAEEVARDCREHAHLVPNIPALAPFRPAVPVELTPAGGPSLVKPRPVTE; encoded by the coding sequence ATGGCAGACCTGGGTACGGCGCTCGAAGTGACGGGTGCCTTAGCGGGGGCCGGTGGCCTGGGCTACGCCAAGGTGCGTGCGCCGCGGGTGTACTGGTCGCTGGTGGGTCTGCCGGTGACGTGGGGCCGGTTCACGGTCACCTACCGGTCGACGATGGATGTGTGCGGGTTGACGGTGCAGCCGTCTCGCCTGCGGGCGTTCATGGCTCGCAATATCGCTCGCCGTGAGGTTCAGCCGGTACCGCCCAAGGTCCGTCGGGTGCGGGGCACTTCGACTGGCCTGCGGGTCTCGCTTCGGCTCCCGGCCGGTTTGGAGCCGGCGGATGTGGCGGCCTCGTCCGAGCGGCTGCGGCATGCCTGGGGCGTTCACTCGGTGACCGTGGTGGAGGCTAAGCCTGGTGTGGTGGAGCTGCGGATGACCGGCTACGACGTGTTGCGTCGGGTGCGGATGCCGCGCCGGATCAAGGTCGGGTCGATGGCGGTGCCGGTGGCGTTACGTGAGGACGGGTCCCCGTTCTTGCGGGACTACCGCCAGGTGCCGCACTCCCTGACGCTGGGTGCGAACTTCTCGGGGAAGTCGATGTATCAGCGCAACCTGATCAAGGGGCTGGCGAAGCTGCCGGTGGGCTTGATCGGCATTGACTGCAAACGCGGCGTCGAACAGGGCTCCTACGCCGCGCGGTTGTCCGCTTTGGCGACCACGCCTGATGAAGCTGATCGGGTCTTGGACGTGGTGGAGACGCTGATGGAAGACCGCTTCGACCTCCTGGCTCAGCATCGGGTCTCGGACCTGTGGGCCTTGCCGGAGAGGGTGCGGCCGGTGCCGTTGGTGGTCCTGGTCGATGAGGTGGCGGAGCTGTTCCTCGTCGCGGTGAAGAAGGATGAGGAGCGTCGGGACCGGATGGTGATGCGGATGGTGCGTATCGCGCAGATGGCCCGGGCGGTCGGCATCTACTTGGAGATCTGTGGCCAGCGGTTCGGCTCCGAACTGGGCCGTGGTGCCACGATGCTCCGTGCCCAGCTCACCGGCCGTGTGGTGCATCGGGTCAACGACAAGCAGACGGCCGAGATGGGGCTTGGCGACATCGCCCCCGACGCGGTGTTCGCCGCAACGGCCATCCCCGCGGACCGGCCCGGCGTCGCTGTCGCTGGTGACACCTCCGGCGGTTGGTCCCGCATCCGCACTCCGCAGGTCACCGCGGAAGAAGTTGCCCGCGACTGCCGTGAGCACGCTCATCTCGTTCCGAACATTCCGGCCTTGGCGCCGTTCCGTCCGGCCGTTCCCGTCGAGCTGACGCCGGCTGGTGGTCCGTCGCTGGTCAAGCCGCGACCGGTCACCGAGTAA
- the repSA gene encoding replication initiator protein RepSA, translating to MIDSATAAGLDPTTLGDLLKVAGSPGFDRLTDQIRRTGGCSDPIHLTGATVTRDAKTGQVLHSYSTDGEPGGRLRVACGNRRASRCPSCAWTYAGDTYHLIRAGLVGDPTKGTPHRVREHPRVFATLTAPSFGSVHNRPGNRPCRCGTHHPDNDPALGTPLDLAAYDYAGAVLWNNHASDLWRYFTIYLRREIARRAGLTQKEAHAQSRVSFGKVAEYQKRGAVHFHAVIRFDGPGGPHTPPPAWATHDLLTDAIHAAAARVQLDVPAAGDQPVRTLRWGTQLDIQAIGAFGDGEDITEQAVASYVAKYATKAAETTGTVDHRIGNKEALVLLGVPEHPAQLIAACLDLHPLYPDRKLRDWAHMLGFRGHFSTKSRAYSTTLGALRQVRADYRAAQQRTALGLPDPDQHPEATTLVLAHWSYAGHGHTPGESWLAANIRRDIQHNRDIARELRTQLNTDDTNGEW from the coding sequence GTGATCGACTCCGCCACCGCGGCGGGCCTGGACCCGACCACCCTGGGCGATCTGCTCAAGGTGGCCGGGTCTCCCGGCTTCGACCGCCTCACCGACCAGATCCGCCGCACCGGCGGCTGCTCCGACCCGATCCACCTGACCGGCGCCACCGTGACCCGCGACGCCAAGACCGGGCAGGTCCTCCACTCCTATTCGACGGACGGCGAACCCGGCGGCCGGCTCCGGGTGGCCTGCGGCAACCGTCGTGCCTCCCGCTGCCCGTCCTGCGCCTGGACCTACGCCGGCGACACCTACCACCTCATCCGCGCCGGCCTCGTCGGCGACCCCACCAAGGGCACGCCCCACAGGGTCCGCGAACACCCTCGCGTCTTCGCGACGTTGACGGCCCCCTCCTTCGGGTCCGTCCACAACCGCCCTGGCAACCGGCCCTGCCGCTGCGGCACCCACCACCCCGACAACGACCCCGCCCTTGGCACTCCGTTGGACCTGGCCGCCTACGACTACGCGGGCGCGGTGCTGTGGAACAACCACGCTTCCGACCTGTGGCGCTACTTCACGATCTACCTCCGCCGCGAAATCGCTCGCCGCGCCGGCCTGACCCAGAAGGAAGCCCACGCCCAATCACGGGTCTCCTTCGGCAAGGTCGCTGAGTACCAAAAGCGTGGTGCGGTCCACTTCCATGCCGTCATCCGCTTCGACGGACCCGGCGGTCCCCACACCCCGCCCCCGGCCTGGGCCACCCACGACCTACTCACCGACGCCATCCACGCCGCCGCAGCCCGCGTCCAGCTCGACGTTCCCGCCGCCGGCGACCAACCCGTCCGAACTCTGCGCTGGGGCACGCAGTTAGACATCCAAGCCATCGGCGCCTTCGGCGACGGCGAAGACATCACCGAACAGGCCGTCGCCTCCTACGTCGCCAAGTACGCCACCAAAGCCGCCGAGACCACCGGCACCGTCGACCACCGCATCGGCAACAAGGAAGCCCTGGTGCTGCTCGGTGTCCCCGAGCACCCCGCCCAACTCATCGCGGCCTGCCTCGACCTCCACCCCCTCTACCCCGACCGCAAACTCCGCGACTGGGCGCACATGCTCGGCTTCCGCGGCCACTTCTCCACCAAATCCCGCGCCTACTCCACCACCCTCGGCGCCCTCCGCCAGGTCCGCGCCGACTACCGCGCCGCCCAACAACGCACCGCCCTGGGCCTACCCGACCCCGACCAACACCCCGAAGCAACCACCCTCGTCCTGGCCCACTGGTCCTACGCCGGCCACGGCCACACCCCCGGCGAATCCTGGCTCGCCGCCAACATCCGCCGCGACATCCAACACAACCGCGACATCGCCCGCGAACTCCGCACCCAACTCAACACCGACGACACCAACGGGGAGTGGTGA
- a CDS encoding GntR family transcriptional regulator: MTNTDDDRRPKYQRIADSLREAIQSGEYGPGDRLPGENDLMSEHGVARMTARQALGVLKDEGVAEARKGAGVFVRAFRPLRRRGIQRLAQEQWGSGRSIWSADIENRNLVVDNVTVSEGAAPNHVRAVLDLGDDDSVCARSRRFVLDGKPVLLATSYLPMSVVAGSAITREDTGPGGIYTRLAELGYKPVHFREEIRSRMPSKEEAAQLSISAGTPVILICRTAFADEGRPVEINEMTLDAASYILEYDFDA, encoded by the coding sequence ATGACCAACACCGACGACGACCGTCGGCCGAAGTACCAGCGGATCGCGGACTCCCTACGTGAGGCGATCCAGTCTGGGGAGTACGGTCCTGGTGATCGGCTTCCGGGTGAAAACGACCTGATGTCAGAGCATGGCGTGGCCCGCATGACAGCTCGCCAGGCATTGGGCGTACTCAAGGACGAAGGAGTCGCCGAGGCCCGCAAGGGCGCCGGTGTGTTCGTCCGAGCCTTCCGACCCCTTAGGCGCCGAGGCATTCAACGACTGGCGCAAGAGCAGTGGGGCAGTGGTCGCTCCATCTGGTCTGCCGACATCGAGAACCGCAACCTTGTGGTGGACAACGTGACGGTGTCGGAAGGGGCCGCGCCCAACCACGTGAGAGCGGTTCTGGATCTGGGCGACGACGACAGCGTGTGCGCGCGGAGCCGAAGGTTCGTCCTGGATGGAAAACCCGTCCTGCTTGCGACGAGCTACCTCCCCATGTCCGTAGTCGCAGGGTCGGCGATCACTCGGGAGGACACGGGCCCTGGAGGGATTTACACCCGACTCGCCGAACTCGGCTACAAGCCCGTGCACTTCCGCGAAGAGATCCGCTCGCGCATGCCCTCGAAGGAAGAGGCGGCACAGTTGAGCATCTCCGCGGGCACACCCGTCATTCTCATCTGTCGCACCGCGTTCGCCGACGAAGGTCGCCCCGTCGAGATCAACGAGATGACGCTCGACGCTGCCTCCTACATCCTGGAGTACGACTTCGACGCCTAA
- a CDS encoding mobile element transfer protein, protein MSRPNRFYDVIRIGPVQVGSHYDGRGRTKHTAACTAPGCGFSADYRDRAGAELAARTHRCNP, encoded by the coding sequence ATGTCGCGTCCGAACCGCTTCTACGACGTGATCCGCATCGGCCCCGTCCAGGTCGGTAGCCACTACGACGGCCGCGGACGCACCAAGCACACCGCCGCGTGCACCGCGCCCGGCTGCGGCTTCTCCGCCGACTACCGCGACCGCGCCGGCGCCGAACTCGCCGCCCGCACCCACCGCTGCAACCCCTGA
- a CDS encoding DUF2637 domain-containing protein codes for MVRSIRPDAVLIQAVIAGALSFAHLHDIAQAAGQEGWKAWAYPVSVDLLFVAAWRRLRTLRADHRATRPAWTWFVIALAASLGANIATAGLLDLTHVPAWLRILVAGWPALAFFGGTLLAHTPTPAPAPVAESAVQPEAATEQELDPITVERAPQPTPAELPTPAAESEAPAVIEAPEPTRAPAPAPVPVSEPKPVSSGPVVPPALLQHARKVAETHRTTTGTPIDIETLRARLGLSPALAEAITAQLA; via the coding sequence ATGGTCCGCTCGATCCGCCCGGATGCCGTCCTGATCCAGGCCGTGATCGCTGGTGCCCTGTCCTTCGCCCATCTCCACGACATTGCCCAGGCTGCCGGCCAGGAAGGGTGGAAAGCCTGGGCCTACCCGGTCAGCGTGGACCTGCTGTTCGTCGCCGCCTGGCGACGCCTGCGAACCCTGCGTGCCGACCACCGCGCAACCCGGCCGGCTTGGACCTGGTTCGTGATCGCACTCGCCGCGTCCCTGGGCGCGAACATCGCCACTGCCGGTCTGCTCGACTTGACCCACGTGCCGGCGTGGCTGCGCATCCTCGTCGCCGGATGGCCGGCCCTGGCCTTCTTCGGCGGCACGCTCCTCGCCCACACACCCACCCCGGCCCCGGCCCCGGTCGCGGAATCCGCGGTCCAGCCGGAGGCGGCAACCGAGCAAGAACTCGACCCGATCACCGTTGAACGGGCACCACAACCGACGCCCGCCGAACTGCCCACTCCCGCAGCGGAGTCGGAAGCTCCCGCGGTGATTGAGGCGCCTGAACCAACTCGCGCCCCTGCGCCGGCACCGGTCCCGGTGTCTGAGCCAAAGCCTGTGTCTTCTGGGCCGGTTGTCCCGCCCGCGCTGTTGCAGCACGCCCGCAAGGTCGCTGAGACCCACCGCACCACCACCGGTACCCCGATCGACATCGAAACCCTGCGCGCCCGCCTCGGCCTCTCGCCGGCGCTGGCCGAAGCCATCACCGCCCAACTCGCCTGA
- a CDS encoding DNA cytosine methyltransferase, with translation MGYHQAGFDVTGVDIAPQPHYPFEFHQADAISFVRDHGHEYDLIHGSWPCERYARVTRWRGNPDDHPDLLAPGREAMQATGRPWVIENVPETASAGLLRPDYLLCGTQLGLQVRRHRVFETSWSGGGDLVAPCWHHRGLHPFDHKGERAYADAMGCTWMTNREARKAVPPAYSHWIATQYLNFTDAEAAA, from the coding sequence ATGGGCTACCACCAAGCCGGGTTCGACGTCACCGGCGTCGATATCGCCCCACAACCCCACTATCCCTTCGAGTTCCACCAGGCCGACGCGATCAGCTTCGTCCGCGACCACGGCCACGAGTACGACCTCATCCACGGCTCCTGGCCCTGCGAACGCTACGCCCGTGTGACCAGGTGGCGGGGCAACCCCGACGACCACCCCGACCTCCTGGCGCCTGGTCGAGAGGCCATGCAGGCCACCGGCCGGCCCTGGGTCATCGAGAACGTGCCCGAGACGGCATCGGCCGGTCTGTTGAGGCCGGACTACCTGCTGTGCGGCACACAACTGGGGCTTCAGGTTCGTCGTCACCGGGTCTTCGAGACCTCTTGGAGCGGCGGCGGAGACCTGGTCGCGCCCTGCTGGCATCACCGGGGCCTGCACCCCTTCGACCACAAGGGCGAGCGCGCCTACGCCGACGCCATGGGCTGCACCTGGATGACCAACAGGGAGGCCCGCAAGGCCGTACCGCCTGCCTACTCTCACTGGATCGCCACCCAGTACCTCAACTTCACGGACGCGGAGGCAGCCGCGTGA
- a CDS encoding class I SAM-dependent methyltransferase, whose translation MTDERSPVPDSSAVRVALWRALHVQCDPPPHVLDDEIGLRLAAPDEDWRARPDMDPQATAGFRAAIVARARFIEDLALEQAAHGITQYVILGAGLDTFAQRHPEVAGRLRVFEIDQPATQSWKRRRLIELGYGIPDWLHLVPVDFEANESWPDRLSAAGFAADRPTLIVSTGVTLYLSKDTTAATLRHIARLAPGSTLALSFPLPAELLAPADRLALDRATKGARASGTPFLSFYTPQEMLTLARRAGFADARHLPATALADRYFSHRPDPLRPTPGEDFLLATT comes from the coding sequence ATGACGGACGAACGCTCTCCAGTGCCCGACAGCAGCGCGGTACGGGTCGCCCTGTGGCGGGCCCTGCACGTCCAATGCGACCCGCCGCCCCACGTCCTCGACGACGAGATCGGCTTGCGCCTGGCCGCCCCCGACGAGGACTGGCGCGCCCGCCCCGACATGGACCCGCAGGCCACCGCCGGCTTCCGGGCGGCCATCGTGGCCCGCGCCCGCTTCATCGAGGACCTGGCCCTCGAACAGGCCGCCCACGGCATCACCCAGTACGTCATCCTCGGCGCCGGCCTGGACACCTTCGCCCAACGCCACCCCGAAGTCGCCGGCCGGCTAAGGGTCTTCGAGATCGACCAACCCGCCACCCAGTCCTGGAAACGCCGCCGCCTGATCGAGCTCGGCTACGGCATCCCCGACTGGCTCCACCTCGTGCCGGTCGACTTCGAGGCCAACGAGTCCTGGCCGGACCGGCTTTCGGCCGCCGGCTTCGCCGCCGACCGCCCCACCCTCATCGTCTCCACCGGCGTCACCCTCTACCTCTCCAAGGACACCACCGCGGCCACCCTGCGCCACATCGCCCGCCTCGCCCCGGGCTCCACGCTCGCCCTGTCCTTCCCCCTCCCCGCCGAACTCCTCGCCCCCGCCGACCGCCTCGCCCTGGACCGGGCCACCAAGGGCGCCCGAGCCAGCGGCACCCCGTTCCTCAGCTTCTACACCCCGCAGGAAATGCTCACCCTCGCCCGCCGGGCCGGCTTCGCCGACGCCCGCCACCTCCCCGCCACCGCCCTCGCCGACCGCTACTTCTCCCACCGCCCCGACCCCCTCCGCCCCACCCCCGGCGAGGACTTCCTCCTCGCCACCACCTGA
- a CDS encoding SCO3933 family regulatory protein, with protein MPSFKIDLSTAVVFVATAPAPKMANKQTGERAVDRESGAGLSTVGLLISDEGEGNLYQVTVPETGLPENLAPGMPVRVVGLKARDWENEFNGQKRHGIAFRAVALTAGA; from the coding sequence ATGCCGTCGTTCAAGATCGACCTCTCAACCGCTGTCGTGTTCGTGGCGACCGCGCCGGCGCCGAAGATGGCGAACAAGCAGACCGGGGAGCGGGCGGTGGATCGGGAGTCCGGTGCCGGGCTGTCGACCGTTGGCCTGCTGATCTCGGATGAGGGGGAGGGGAACCTGTACCAGGTGACCGTCCCGGAGACGGGTCTGCCGGAGAATCTGGCGCCGGGGATGCCGGTGCGGGTGGTGGGTCTCAAGGCTCGGGACTGGGAGAACGAGTTCAACGGGCAGAAGCGGCACGGGATCGCGTTCCGCGCGGTTGCGCTCACGGCTGGGGCCTGA
- a CDS encoding glycerophosphodiester phosphodiesterase family protein: protein MTYPRPAEDARPGRPAIAVVAHRGASEDAPEHTLAAYRRAIEDGADALECDVRLTADGHLVCVHDRRVNRTSNGRGAVSALELADLAALDFGSWKGLEHKGLVERLARATGRPVNADEEPDWQQDEDAERTSVLTLERLLELVADADRRVELAIETKHPTRWAGQVEQRLVELLARFGHTKPATPNWAPPVRVMSFSARSLHRVRAAAPDIPGVYLMQFLTPRHRDGRLPPGVRIAGPGVRILRAHPDYVARAHRAGHQVHVWTVNEASDVELCRDLGVDAIITNRPKQVRKQLGLE, encoded by the coding sequence GTGACCTACCCGCGCCCCGCCGAGGACGCCCGTCCGGGCCGTCCCGCCATCGCCGTCGTGGCCCACCGCGGGGCGTCCGAGGACGCCCCCGAGCACACCCTGGCCGCGTACCGGAGGGCGATCGAGGACGGGGCGGACGCGCTGGAGTGCGACGTCCGGCTGACCGCCGACGGCCATCTGGTCTGCGTCCACGACCGGCGGGTGAACCGCACGTCCAACGGGCGCGGGGCGGTCTCCGCGCTGGAGCTGGCCGATCTCGCCGCGCTGGACTTCGGGTCCTGGAAGGGGCTGGAGCACAAGGGCCTCGTGGAGCGGCTGGCGCGCGCCACCGGGCGGCCGGTGAACGCGGACGAGGAGCCGGACTGGCAACAGGACGAGGACGCCGAGCGGACCTCCGTGCTGACCCTGGAGCGGCTGCTGGAGCTGGTCGCGGACGCGGACCGGCGGGTCGAGCTGGCCATCGAGACGAAGCATCCGACCCGCTGGGCCGGACAGGTGGAGCAGCGGCTGGTCGAACTGCTGGCGCGCTTCGGCCATACGAAACCGGCCACCCCCAACTGGGCGCCGCCGGTGCGCGTCATGAGCTTCTCGGCGCGCTCCCTGCACCGCGTACGGGCCGCGGCCCCGGACATCCCGGGCGTCTATCTGATGCAGTTCCTCACCCCCCGCCACCGGGACGGCCGGCTGCCGCCCGGCGTCCGCATCGCCGGCCCCGGCGTACGGATCCTGCGCGCGCACCCCGACTACGTCGCCAGGGCCCACCGGGCGGGCCACCAGGTGCACGTCTGGACGGTCAACGAGGCGTCAGACGTGGAGCTGTGCCGCGACTTGGGGGTGGACGCAATCATTACGAACCGCCCCAAACAGGTACGTAAGCAACTCGGCCTGGAGTAA
- a CDS encoding tyrosine-type recombinase/integrase yields the protein MAGRRKSRRQFGRVRKLPSGRFQARYLGPDGVDHPADWTFATITDADLWLAKKRIEIEEGRWLNPDDGRTTVKDWAARWLASVGPQLKHKTRATYRSIIASRINPVLGDRELSSLRPITIAEWVAKMKTDGVGASWIRQCYRVLAQIMNSAVDNGLIAVTPCRRVRLPRMPQTEPHILTQLEASRIVRAASAPHDLLIALLAFGGLRIGEAFAMRRGDIDVERCLVHVDENLAEANGTLVFDLPKSHQKRTLTLAPSLVQRLSAYLDQLPGGDDALLFTNGVGDPLRYNQWRKAHFDPAVTAAGLTDVTPHDLRASHATWVADQYGVMTAAHRLGHSNASVTTRHYARPAAGRDAQVAKASESWIEGHDNAQRARSGHDDDDDGSAGVLVPA from the coding sequence ATGGCGGGTAGGCGGAAGAGCCGTCGTCAGTTCGGTCGGGTGCGCAAGTTGCCGTCCGGCCGGTTCCAAGCGCGCTACCTCGGCCCGGATGGCGTCGACCATCCCGCGGACTGGACGTTCGCGACGATTACGGATGCAGACCTCTGGTTGGCGAAGAAGCGGATCGAGATCGAAGAAGGGCGTTGGCTGAACCCTGACGACGGTAGGACGACCGTCAAGGACTGGGCGGCTCGCTGGTTGGCGTCGGTGGGGCCCCAGCTCAAGCACAAGACGCGGGCCACGTACCGCTCGATCATCGCGTCACGGATCAACCCGGTGCTTGGCGACCGTGAACTATCCAGCCTGCGGCCGATCACCATCGCTGAGTGGGTCGCCAAGATGAAGACGGACGGTGTCGGCGCCTCGTGGATCCGCCAGTGCTACCGCGTGCTCGCACAGATCATGAACTCGGCCGTGGACAACGGGCTGATCGCCGTGACGCCTTGTCGGAGGGTTCGGTTGCCGAGGATGCCGCAGACGGAGCCGCACATCCTGACCCAGCTCGAAGCCTCCCGTATTGTGCGTGCGGCTTCTGCACCGCATGATCTGCTGATCGCGCTGCTCGCTTTCGGCGGCCTGCGGATCGGTGAGGCGTTCGCCATGCGGCGCGGCGACATCGACGTGGAGCGGTGTCTCGTGCACGTGGACGAGAACCTTGCTGAGGCAAACGGGACCTTAGTCTTCGACCTGCCGAAGTCGCACCAGAAGCGCACGTTGACGCTGGCGCCCTCGCTGGTGCAGCGGTTGTCTGCCTACCTTGACCAGTTGCCCGGTGGTGATGACGCCTTGCTGTTCACCAACGGGGTCGGTGACCCGCTTCGGTACAACCAGTGGCGCAAGGCGCACTTCGACCCCGCGGTGACGGCGGCCGGGCTGACCGACGTGACTCCGCACGACCTTCGGGCGTCGCACGCCACCTGGGTTGCTGATCAGTACGGCGTGATGACCGCGGCGCACCGGCTCGGCCACTCCAACGCGAGTGTGACCACCCGGCACTACGCCCGGCCGGCTGCGGGCCGGGATGCTCAGGTCGCTAAGGCTTCGGAGTCATGGATCGAGGGGCACGACAACGCCCAACGGGCACGCAGCGGGCACGATGACGATGACGACGGCTCTGCCGGGGTTCTCGTACCGGCCTGA
- a CDS encoding excisionase family DNA-binding protein, which produces MNDRLLNVEQVAERLGTTVRFSRRLVEERRITFVKVGRHVRIRESVVEAYIAANTVESVTLVRRLKAVA; this is translated from the coding sequence ATGAACGATCGGCTGCTGAACGTAGAACAGGTAGCGGAACGACTCGGCACCACCGTCCGCTTCTCCCGCCGGCTCGTCGAGGAGCGCCGCATCACGTTCGTGAAGGTGGGCCGGCACGTTCGTATCCGTGAAAGCGTGGTGGAGGCGTACATCGCTGCCAACACGGTGGAGTCCGTCACCCTGGTCCGTCGGCTGAAGGCGGTGGCGTGA
- a CDS encoding S1C family serine protease: MSTENEGAGVPSEAKPPTGPQPDSAPAPASGDQTHDAPPAPATPPPPDYAPRATGPADEDRTQQLPPTPAAHPEQPPGSPAGPQVPYAAAGHGSAGGWGAPPPGGGNPWAAPDHRPAPQRRNGGLIAAVLVAALVAGGVGGGIGYWAAGRNDNSSTTVSAPGDAGALNRKPTSVAGIAQRALPSVVTIEAQGASGDGGTGTGFVYDKQGHILTNNHVVASAADGGRLTATFSNGKKYDAEVIGHAQGYDVAVIKLKNASGATLNPLPLGKSANVQVGDATIAIGAPFGLSGTVTTGIISAKDRPVASSDGGGSSASYMSALQTDASINPGNSGGPLLDAGGNVIGINSAIQSAGNGGGGFGGESGQSGSIGLGFAIPIDQAKRVAEDLIKTGQPVYPQIGVQVGMRESGDGATIAQTGNNGSDPVTPGGPADKAGLKPGDTITKLDNTIIDSGPTLISEIWQHKPGDRVTLTFKRGGKEHTTQVTLGQRTGDK, encoded by the coding sequence GTGAGCACCGAGAACGAGGGAGCCGGAGTCCCGTCGGAGGCCAAGCCGCCGACCGGGCCGCAGCCGGACAGCGCCCCCGCGCCCGCCTCCGGCGACCAGACTCACGACGCCCCGCCCGCGCCGGCCACGCCCCCGCCGCCGGACTACGCCCCGCGGGCCACCGGCCCGGCCGACGAGGACCGCACCCAGCAGCTCCCCCCGACCCCCGCCGCCCATCCGGAGCAGCCGCCCGGCTCGCCCGCGGGCCCCCAGGTCCCGTACGCCGCGGCCGGTCACGGTTCCGCCGGCGGTTGGGGCGCGCCCCCGCCCGGCGGCGGCAATCCCTGGGCCGCGCCCGACCACCGCCCGGCCCCCCAGCGGCGCAACGGCGGGCTGATCGCCGCGGTGCTCGTCGCCGCGCTGGTCGCCGGCGGCGTCGGCGGCGGCATCGGTTACTGGGCCGCGGGCCGCAACGACAACTCCTCGACCACGGTCTCCGCCCCCGGCGACGCCGGGGCGCTGAACCGCAAGCCCACCTCCGTCGCGGGGATAGCGCAGCGGGCGCTGCCCAGCGTCGTCACGATCGAGGCGCAGGGCGCCAGCGGCGACGGCGGCACCGGCACCGGCTTCGTCTACGACAAGCAGGGCCACATCCTCACCAACAACCACGTGGTCGCCAGCGCCGCCGACGGCGGCCGGCTCACCGCGACGTTTTCCAACGGCAAGAAGTACGACGCCGAGGTCATCGGCCACGCCCAGGGCTACGACGTCGCCGTGATCAAGCTCAAGAACGCCAGCGGTGCCACGCTCAACCCGCTCCCGCTCGGCAAGTCCGCCAACGTCCAGGTCGGCGACGCCACCATCGCCATCGGCGCCCCGTTCGGCCTGTCCGGCACGGTCACCACCGGCATCATCAGCGCCAAGGACCGCCCGGTGGCCTCCAGCGACGGCGGCGGCAGCAGCGCCTCGTACATGAGCGCCCTCCAGACGGACGCGTCGATAAACCCGGGCAACTCCGGCGGCCCGCTGCTGGACGCCGGCGGCAACGTCATCGGCATCAACTCCGCGATCCAGTCGGCCGGCAACGGCGGCGGCGGATTCGGCGGCGAGTCGGGCCAGTCCGGCAGCATCGGCCTGGGCTTCGCGATCCCGATCGACCAGGCGAAGCGGGTGGCGGAGGACCTGATCAAGACCGGGCAGCCGGTCTATCCGCAGATAGGGGTCCAGGTCGGCATGCGGGAGTCCGGCGACGGCGCGACCATCGCGCAGACCGGCAACAACGGCAGCGACCCGGTCACCCCGGGCGGCCCGGCCGACAAGGCGGGCCTGAAGCCCGGCGACACCATCACCAAGCTGGACAACACCATCATCGACAGTGGCCCGACGCTGATCAGCGAGATCTGGCAGCACAAGCCCGGCGACCGCGTCACCCTCACCTTCAAGCGCGGTGGCAAGGAGCACACCACCCAAGTCACCCTGGGGCAGCGCACGGGCGACAAGTGA
- a CDS encoding SpdD protein, whose translation MFTPKIPPPDTAQPFTIPTAAPLVPTADTTTPVQPATPTPTPAVGKRSAVQLTPGGVVAVAAGGTAAVLIVGAVLVSMLLATAITAASVAICALVVRSILTNQHTNH comes from the coding sequence ATGTTCACCCCGAAGATCCCGCCCCCGGACACCGCGCAGCCGTTCACCATCCCGACCGCGGCTCCGCTCGTCCCCACCGCGGACACCACGACCCCGGTCCAGCCCGCCACCCCGACCCCGACCCCGGCGGTCGGTAAGCGGTCCGCGGTTCAGCTCACGCCCGGTGGCGTGGTCGCCGTCGCCGCCGGTGGCACCGCGGCCGTGCTGATCGTCGGCGCGGTCCTGGTCTCCATGCTCCTCGCAACGGCCATCACCGCGGCCTCCGTCGCCATCTGCGCCCTCGTCGTCCGCTCGATCCTCACCAACCAGCACACCAACCACTGA